One stretch of Bombus vancouverensis nearcticus chromosome 16, iyBomVanc1_principal, whole genome shotgun sequence DNA includes these proteins:
- the LOC117163126 gene encoding uncharacterized protein LOC117163126 isoform X3 — protein sequence MSNTFSGQRWIVQRESRGSFKVGGDQCPMAWTGTQRWRNPAPEGDDVQRSIELLDKVLSEYDEHEAEGEGGGGVGVGSGGGGGGGGGGGGDGSGGGSGGGVGDCGSSTEPSIGLTPDDESPSLGHQSEDDGYMSMNGRKAKMALIALRPVPDCPEPQDLAGISTQEFPPPPEEAERIISTLLPMVSPGNSSKRNQGHSSSRRSGRQQWMIAMEDSIRHGNGSTVTTQTTLPKTRHQRPYGWENGNSEALKLAQPPSPPSKFASLPYDGKVSFGWIPPRTNPTTIEKHREVRRRSSEEDGLEADKNHRQSFDKDRTPHLRKQRQSNEITKSSSVEDRLLMNHEQSEQNSRRRNDSDSSEGRFSRNSESERSSIPRSSSVSVERYSMRATCGSSDFSRANSTSNERFHSDFSIAVASASSNDRVSVPTSDPFSIRNLDFVSFSLPTRTDSNERFSAPTSDRCSEERYSDMFSTRNSDFSTRNSTDFRTQSEEERFSDDSLEELLPPPPPISKRHSIAWEVPLEDDPLYAPGSTKVIGRRRRKSSDVSSVGSASKLRDFDDWQDPRLSTTDDDLVSPYSDSSTNDLDQIRPQELTKNGTYVIRRGRKKERKSLPKVPTKTKSLSFENNEENRLSDVKRYSSTFDNIRSLLRENKLDEPMNDPPMEFPPSVPPDLVRVVSLPAINDETGNWPRELEVTVEEEESSDLSDKDKKPREMFELLQLSSSLSSTDNPEKDRIDVDLSNQESRNATTELNSTCNGVSLSASNSYSKGFAGLTPSSGNVFNEEPRKSPNCSNEHRLTSKIPVNLLIEDQIVKKALKENRRQLEKVSDAIKEIENVKNSESYSESKTRWARSGEAKQPLARKSSLDSESNDRAVVDRSGARKQHHDSDFDSDTASKTSPETTDIEAKRTNGSDIYASGKRLRQNGVVETHKNDQKQIENVIDAILEDSKNPDFQVSVEVLEFPPLPPSPVEEADEESSDIGQTAAIVSKPKNHSNRTMEYRPRVPPHRGPVANHSLSDSKDQQTSLNTRSMDAGFSRGKRTTPSATNSRREQIPVERRTLPTDLPGPSRRRPFTKRHSPSAEPCSSVGNGGCSSSTNANGANNGACSSSSGTTGNIATGTSGMQTSCSLPETPVFARGSDIPRTPQHASNSTQMRRQPGWYAPTTATTGYRRNNPGLEQAIIGTELLRLAGGPNRGWYPTRKANQPRPASIEHLERLNNAYDPRLAGSGDQRKPLTLPTNITPNKYFGQSKHSSASSTREALRRVTSLLIKKGSGSKDGKSGKDNASPCGPYAVGNVGKATTNPNAVKIL from the exons AGGTGACGATGTACAACGATCGATCGAGCTGCTGGACAAAGTGCTCTCAGAGTACGACGAGCACGAAGCAGAGGGCGAAGGTGGTGGAGGCGTCGGCGTCGGCagtggcggtggcggcggcggtggcggtggcggtggcggcgaCGGTAGTGGAGGTGGCAGCGGCGGAGGTGTTGGGGATTGTGGCAGCAGCACCGAACCGAGTATTGGCCTCACACCCGACGACGAAAGTCCGTCCTTAG GGCATCAATCCGAGGACGACGGTTACATGAGTATGAATGGACGAAAAGCGAAGATGGCCCTGATAGCGCTGCGTCCAGTCCCAGATTGTCCAGAGCCACAGGATCTCGCGGGAATATCTACGCAAGAATTTCCGCCACCGCCGGAAGAAGCCGAACGAATCATTTCTACTTTGTTGCCCAT GGTATCGCCTGGAAATTCTTCGAAGAGAAACCAAGGTCACTCCTCTTCTCGTCGAAGCGGTCGCCAACAGTGGATGATAGCCATGGAGGACAGCATACGACATGGAAACGGTAGCACGGTTACCACTCAAACGACTCTC CCCAAAACTCGACATCAGAGACCGTATGGCTGGGAAAACGGGAACAGCGAAGCATTGAAATTGGCTCAACCTCCGAGCCCGCCGAGCAAATTCGCCAGCTTACCATACGATGGTAAGGTGTCTTTCGGTTGGATCCCGCCACGAACCAATCCAACTACCATCGAGAAGCACCGCGAGGTTAGACGTCGATCATCGGAAGAAGATGGCCTCGAGGCGGACAAAAATCATCGACAGAGCTTCGACAAGGATCGAACGCCTCATCTACGAAAGCAACGTCAGAGTAACGAAATCACCAAGTCGAGCAGCGTGGAGGATCGTCTGCTGATGAATCACGAGCAATCCGAGCAGAACAGCCGAAGAAGAAACGATTCTGACTCGAGCGAAGGCAGATTCTCGAGAAACTCCGAATCAGAGAGATCTTCTATCCCACGGTCGAGCTCGGTCAGCGTCGAAAGATATTCGATGCGAGCTACTTGCGGATCGTCCGACTTCTCCAGGGCGAACTCCACCTCGAACGAAAGATTCCACTCAGATTTTTCGATAGCCGTGGCCAGTGCCAGTTCCAACGATCGAGTCTCCGTGCCAAcgtccgatcctttctccattCGAAATCTCGACTTCGTTTCCTTCTCTTTGCCGACCAGAACAGACTCCAATGAAAGATTCTCGGCACCAACTTCGGACAGGTGTTCGGAGGAACGCTACTCGGACATGTTCTCCACGAGGAATTCGGACTTCTCCACGAGGAATTCCACAGACTTTAGGACTCAATCTGAGGAGGAGAGATTTTCTGACGACTCGTTGGAGGAGCTTCTGCCTCCTCCCCCGCCCATCAGTAAGAGACATTCTATTGCTTGGGAAGTACCTCTGGAGGATGATCCACTTTATGCTCCCGGAAGTACCAAGGTGATTGGTAGGAGACGACGTAAAAGCAGCGACGTGTCCA gcGTCGGATCAGCATCGAAACTACGCGACTTCGACGACTGGCAAGATCCCCGGTTATCGACCACTGACGATGATCTAGTCTCTCCGTACTCGGACTCCTCGACGAACGACCTTGATCAGATACGACCGCAAGAACTAACCAAGAACGGCACTTACGTGATACGTCGTGGtcgaaagaaagaacgaaaaagtTTACCAAAAGTCCCGACCAAAACCAAAAGCTTATCGTTTGAGAATAACGAGGAGAATCGGTTGTCCGACGTGAAACGATACTCGAGTACTTTCGATAATATTAGAAGTCTCCTGAGAGAAAATAAACTGGACGAACCTATGAACGATCCACCGATGGAATTTCCACCGTCGGTTCCACCCGACCTGGTCAGAGTCGTTTCTCTTCCAGCGATTAACGACGAAACCGGCAATTGGCCGCGAGAATTGGAAGTAACTGTCGAAGAGGAGGAAAGTTCAGACCTTTCAGACAAGGATAAGAAACCTCGGGAGATGTTCGAGCTGCTCCAGTTGTCGTCCTCGTTATCGTCCACCGACAATCCTGAGAAAGACAGAATCGATGTCGATTTGTCGAATCAAGAATCGAGAAACGCTACTACCGAGTTGAACAGCACGTGCAACGGAGTTTCGCTATCAGCCTCTAACAGCTATTCGAAAGGGTTCGCTGGCTTAACACCGTCTAGTGGGAATGTGTTTAACGAGGAGCCAAGAAAATCTCCAAATTGTAGTAACGAACATCGATTAACGTCCAAGATCCCTGTTAACTTACTGATCGAAGATCAGATTGTGAAAAAAGCTTTGAAGGAAAATCGTAGACAATTGGAGAAGGTCAGTGATGCGATCAAGGAAATTGAGAATGTGAAGAATAGCGAGTCTTATTCGGAGAGCAAGACACGATGGGCAAGGAGTGGAGAAGCGAAGCAACCATTGGCAAGAAAAAGCAGTCTTGACAGCGAATCGAATGATCGTGCAGTTGTGGATCGAAGTGGAGCGAGGAAACAGCATCATGATTCGGATTTTGATTCGGATACAGCGTCTAAAACCAGTCCTGAAACAACGGATATAGAGGCGAAAAGAACTAATGGGTCGGATATCTATGCGTCGGGAAAAAGATTGAGACAGAATGGAGTTGTTGAGACTCATAAGAATGATCAGAAGCAGATTGAAAATGTGATCGACGCTATTCTTGAAGATTCCAAGAATCCAGATTTTCAG GTGAGCGTGGAAGTTCTTGAGTTTCCTCCGTTACCACCATCGCCTGTCGAGGAAGCGGACGAAGAAAGTTCAGACATCGGTCAGACTGCCGCAATCGTCTCTAAGCCAAAAAATCATAGCAATCGAACGATGGAGTACAGACCTAGGGTACCGCCTCATCGTGGACCTGTTGCTAATCATTCCCTCTCGGATTCGAAAGATCAACAAACGTCTCTCAATACCAGATCCATGGATGCTGGATTTTCTCGGGGTAAAAGAACAACACCTAGTGCCACCAATTCCAGACGAGAG CAAATACCCGTAGAACGAAGGACTTTGCCTACGGACCTACCTGGACCTTCACGACGACGTCCCTTCACCAAGAGACATTCGCCATCGGCGGAACCGTGCTCCTCAGTTGGAAATGGAGGCTGTAGTAGCAGTACTAACGCAAACGGGGCAAACAACGGAGCTTGTAGCAGCAGCAGTGGAACCACCGGTAACATAGCGACTGGTACCAGCGGAATGCAAACCTCTTGTTCGCTTCCAGAAACCCCTGTTTTCGCTAGAGGGAGCGACATTCCCAGAACTCCCCAGCATGCCAGCAATTCGACACAGATGCGTCGACAACCTGGTTGGTACGCTCCAACCACGGCTACCACCGG GTATCGCAGGAATAACCCGGGTTTGGAACAGGCGATAATCGGAACCGAGTTGTTGCGATTAGCCGGTGGCCCGAATCGTGGATGGTACCCGACGAGGAAGGCGAACCAACCGCGGCCAGCCTCGATCGAGCATCTCGAAAGACTAAACAACGCGTACGATCCACGCTTGGCCGGCTCCGGAGACCAAAGGAAACCATTGACTCTGCCGACAAACATCACACCGAACAAATACTTCGGCCAAAGTAAGCACAGCTCCGCCTCCAGTACTCGCGAGGCGCTACGGAGGGTCACTAGCTTGCTCATCAAGAAAG
- the LOC117163126 gene encoding uncharacterized protein LOC117163126 isoform X6, with the protein MAWTGTQRWRNPAPEGDDVQRSIELLDKVLSEYDEHEAEGEGGGGVGVGSGGGGGGGGGGGGDGSGGGSGGGVGDCGSSTEPSIGLTPDDESPSLGHQSEDDGYMSMNGRKAKMALIALRPVPDCPEPQDLAGISTQEFPPPPEEAERIISTLLPMVSPGNSSKRNQGHSSSRRSGRQQWMIAMEDSIRHGNGSTVTTQTTLPKTRHQRPYGWENGNSEALKLAQPPSPPSKFASLPYDGKVSFGWIPPRTNPTTIEKHREVRRRSSEEDGLEADKNHRQSFDKDRTPHLRKQRQSNEITKSSSVEDRLLMNHEQSEQNSRRRNDSDSSEGRFSRNSESERSSIPRSSSVSVERYSMRATCGSSDFSRANSTSNERFHSDFSIAVASASSNDRVSVPTSDPFSIRNLDFVSFSLPTRTDSNERFSAPTSDRCSEERYSDMFSTRNSDFSTRNSTDFRTQSEEERFSDDSLEELLPPPPPISKRHSIAWEVPLEDDPLYAPGSTKVIGRRRRKSSDVSSVGSASKLRDFDDWQDPRLSTTDDDLVSPYSDSSTNDLDQIRPQELTKNGTYVIRRGRKKERKSLPKVPTKTKSLSFENNEENRLSDVKRYSSTFDNIRSLLRENKLDEPMNDPPMEFPPSVPPDLVRVVSLPAINDETGNWPRELEVTVEEEESSDLSDKDKKPREMFELLQLSSSLSSTDNPEKDRIDVDLSNQESRNATTELNSTCNGVSLSASNSYSKGFAGLTPSSGNVFNEEPRKSPNCSNEHRLTSKIPVNLLIEDQIVKKALKENRRQLEKVSDAIKEIENVKNSESYSESKTRWARSGEAKQPLARKSSLDSESNDRAVVDRSGARKQHHDSDFDSDTASKTSPETTDIEAKRTNGSDIYASGKRLRQNGVVETHKNDQKQIENVIDAILEDSKNPDFQVSVEVLEFPPLPPSPVEEADEESSDIGQTAAIVSKPKNHSNRTMEYRPRVPPHRGPVANHSLSDSKDQQTSLNTRSMDAGFSRGKRTTPSATNSRREQIPVERRTLPTDLPGPSRRRPFTKRHSPSAEPCSSVGNGGCSSSTNANGANNGACSSSSGTTGNIATGTSGMQTSCSLPETPVFARGSDIPRTPQHASNSTQMRRQPGWYAPTTATTGYRRNNPGLEQAIIGTELLRLAGGPNRGWYPTRKANQPRPASIEHLERLNNAYDPRLAGSGDQRKPLTLPTNITPNKYFGQSKHSSASSTREALRRVTSLLIKKGSGSKDGKSGKDNASPCGPYAAAECGDAPKKKGFFKGFWKRSRHYSLENQ; encoded by the exons AGGTGACGATGTACAACGATCGATCGAGCTGCTGGACAAAGTGCTCTCAGAGTACGACGAGCACGAAGCAGAGGGCGAAGGTGGTGGAGGCGTCGGCGTCGGCagtggcggtggcggcggcggtggcggtggcggtggcggcgaCGGTAGTGGAGGTGGCAGCGGCGGAGGTGTTGGGGATTGTGGCAGCAGCACCGAACCGAGTATTGGCCTCACACCCGACGACGAAAGTCCGTCCTTAG GGCATCAATCCGAGGACGACGGTTACATGAGTATGAATGGACGAAAAGCGAAGATGGCCCTGATAGCGCTGCGTCCAGTCCCAGATTGTCCAGAGCCACAGGATCTCGCGGGAATATCTACGCAAGAATTTCCGCCACCGCCGGAAGAAGCCGAACGAATCATTTCTACTTTGTTGCCCAT GGTATCGCCTGGAAATTCTTCGAAGAGAAACCAAGGTCACTCCTCTTCTCGTCGAAGCGGTCGCCAACAGTGGATGATAGCCATGGAGGACAGCATACGACATGGAAACGGTAGCACGGTTACCACTCAAACGACTCTC CCCAAAACTCGACATCAGAGACCGTATGGCTGGGAAAACGGGAACAGCGAAGCATTGAAATTGGCTCAACCTCCGAGCCCGCCGAGCAAATTCGCCAGCTTACCATACGATGGTAAGGTGTCTTTCGGTTGGATCCCGCCACGAACCAATCCAACTACCATCGAGAAGCACCGCGAGGTTAGACGTCGATCATCGGAAGAAGATGGCCTCGAGGCGGACAAAAATCATCGACAGAGCTTCGACAAGGATCGAACGCCTCATCTACGAAAGCAACGTCAGAGTAACGAAATCACCAAGTCGAGCAGCGTGGAGGATCGTCTGCTGATGAATCACGAGCAATCCGAGCAGAACAGCCGAAGAAGAAACGATTCTGACTCGAGCGAAGGCAGATTCTCGAGAAACTCCGAATCAGAGAGATCTTCTATCCCACGGTCGAGCTCGGTCAGCGTCGAAAGATATTCGATGCGAGCTACTTGCGGATCGTCCGACTTCTCCAGGGCGAACTCCACCTCGAACGAAAGATTCCACTCAGATTTTTCGATAGCCGTGGCCAGTGCCAGTTCCAACGATCGAGTCTCCGTGCCAAcgtccgatcctttctccattCGAAATCTCGACTTCGTTTCCTTCTCTTTGCCGACCAGAACAGACTCCAATGAAAGATTCTCGGCACCAACTTCGGACAGGTGTTCGGAGGAACGCTACTCGGACATGTTCTCCACGAGGAATTCGGACTTCTCCACGAGGAATTCCACAGACTTTAGGACTCAATCTGAGGAGGAGAGATTTTCTGACGACTCGTTGGAGGAGCTTCTGCCTCCTCCCCCGCCCATCAGTAAGAGACATTCTATTGCTTGGGAAGTACCTCTGGAGGATGATCCACTTTATGCTCCCGGAAGTACCAAGGTGATTGGTAGGAGACGACGTAAAAGCAGCGACGTGTCCA gcGTCGGATCAGCATCGAAACTACGCGACTTCGACGACTGGCAAGATCCCCGGTTATCGACCACTGACGATGATCTAGTCTCTCCGTACTCGGACTCCTCGACGAACGACCTTGATCAGATACGACCGCAAGAACTAACCAAGAACGGCACTTACGTGATACGTCGTGGtcgaaagaaagaacgaaaaagtTTACCAAAAGTCCCGACCAAAACCAAAAGCTTATCGTTTGAGAATAACGAGGAGAATCGGTTGTCCGACGTGAAACGATACTCGAGTACTTTCGATAATATTAGAAGTCTCCTGAGAGAAAATAAACTGGACGAACCTATGAACGATCCACCGATGGAATTTCCACCGTCGGTTCCACCCGACCTGGTCAGAGTCGTTTCTCTTCCAGCGATTAACGACGAAACCGGCAATTGGCCGCGAGAATTGGAAGTAACTGTCGAAGAGGAGGAAAGTTCAGACCTTTCAGACAAGGATAAGAAACCTCGGGAGATGTTCGAGCTGCTCCAGTTGTCGTCCTCGTTATCGTCCACCGACAATCCTGAGAAAGACAGAATCGATGTCGATTTGTCGAATCAAGAATCGAGAAACGCTACTACCGAGTTGAACAGCACGTGCAACGGAGTTTCGCTATCAGCCTCTAACAGCTATTCGAAAGGGTTCGCTGGCTTAACACCGTCTAGTGGGAATGTGTTTAACGAGGAGCCAAGAAAATCTCCAAATTGTAGTAACGAACATCGATTAACGTCCAAGATCCCTGTTAACTTACTGATCGAAGATCAGATTGTGAAAAAAGCTTTGAAGGAAAATCGTAGACAATTGGAGAAGGTCAGTGATGCGATCAAGGAAATTGAGAATGTGAAGAATAGCGAGTCTTATTCGGAGAGCAAGACACGATGGGCAAGGAGTGGAGAAGCGAAGCAACCATTGGCAAGAAAAAGCAGTCTTGACAGCGAATCGAATGATCGTGCAGTTGTGGATCGAAGTGGAGCGAGGAAACAGCATCATGATTCGGATTTTGATTCGGATACAGCGTCTAAAACCAGTCCTGAAACAACGGATATAGAGGCGAAAAGAACTAATGGGTCGGATATCTATGCGTCGGGAAAAAGATTGAGACAGAATGGAGTTGTTGAGACTCATAAGAATGATCAGAAGCAGATTGAAAATGTGATCGACGCTATTCTTGAAGATTCCAAGAATCCAGATTTTCAG GTGAGCGTGGAAGTTCTTGAGTTTCCTCCGTTACCACCATCGCCTGTCGAGGAAGCGGACGAAGAAAGTTCAGACATCGGTCAGACTGCCGCAATCGTCTCTAAGCCAAAAAATCATAGCAATCGAACGATGGAGTACAGACCTAGGGTACCGCCTCATCGTGGACCTGTTGCTAATCATTCCCTCTCGGATTCGAAAGATCAACAAACGTCTCTCAATACCAGATCCATGGATGCTGGATTTTCTCGGGGTAAAAGAACAACACCTAGTGCCACCAATTCCAGACGAGAG CAAATACCCGTAGAACGAAGGACTTTGCCTACGGACCTACCTGGACCTTCACGACGACGTCCCTTCACCAAGAGACATTCGCCATCGGCGGAACCGTGCTCCTCAGTTGGAAATGGAGGCTGTAGTAGCAGTACTAACGCAAACGGGGCAAACAACGGAGCTTGTAGCAGCAGCAGTGGAACCACCGGTAACATAGCGACTGGTACCAGCGGAATGCAAACCTCTTGTTCGCTTCCAGAAACCCCTGTTTTCGCTAGAGGGAGCGACATTCCCAGAACTCCCCAGCATGCCAGCAATTCGACACAGATGCGTCGACAACCTGGTTGGTACGCTCCAACCACGGCTACCACCGG GTATCGCAGGAATAACCCGGGTTTGGAACAGGCGATAATCGGAACCGAGTTGTTGCGATTAGCCGGTGGCCCGAATCGTGGATGGTACCCGACGAGGAAGGCGAACCAACCGCGGCCAGCCTCGATCGAGCATCTCGAAAGACTAAACAACGCGTACGATCCACGCTTGGCCGGCTCCGGAGACCAAAGGAAACCATTGACTCTGCCGACAAACATCACACCGAACAAATACTTCGGCCAAAGTAAGCACAGCTCCGCCTCCAGTACTCGCGAGGCGCTACGGAGGGTCACTAGCTTGCTCATCAAGAAAG